The following is a genomic window from Solanum lycopersicum chromosome 6, SLM_r2.1.
gcctctatttattttaattttccagtttaacttttataatcagcTTGTGGACGTTCAGTCCTCTTCTCTGTATTCTTCTCTTTGAGCATAAAATTCCATTTCATATAAAAGTTTACTGTATCCTTATGTATCTAGTCTTGAGCTCATAAGCTGTCTCTTTCATGTTTTTATGGATCCCAAACAGTGATTATCTGATTCTAGGGAGATCTTTGTGATGCTAACCATTTTGAcctatgttttttatttgtagggAGAGAGCAGACCGTCCTTTCCATTGCCTTGACTCCCAATATAGGAGAGAAATTGTTGGGGTGTATTTAACGAACGTTGAGAAAATTTGCCTTCATTTTGTGGAAGAGCAACGAGGAAAGCTTGGGAAATTTATAGGGGATAAAGCTAGATGGCCGAGGTAGGATGTGAATTTTCTTAGCTGTTTTCCATGTTTTGGAGACTATTGGTGTGATAGTTTCTAGCttctatttctatgtttttgctCTGTAATATTTAGCTACATTAATGGTGGCTACTGACTCATACTCATATATAAGATATATGTTGAATAAGGTTTTTGTTCCCCTTGCCTTCTGTTGGTCACTGCCTAATATCATTTATGTTCTGCTTTGTGTTAATTCTTAACTCTCCATGCTAAACTTACTGACTGCTTTTTTATGATGGTGTTTCAGTTTCTGTGCTTTTTGGCTGGGAATAGACCAAAATTGTAGACACCGCATGTCGAGGGAGAAATCAGATCAGATTCTGAAATTGATGGTCAAGAACTTCTTCATACAAAAAGAGGTTACGTCTACTCTTATGATGGATTCATTGTGCAGTGGGCTTGAAGCTCTGGTAGGCCAGACTAATGGAGAGTCAGGTAAAGGGAATGCAGAGGAACAAACAGTTCCTATTGTTTCCATGGAGAACGACATGTTTGTCTTGGTGGATGATGTCTTGCTTTTGCTTGAGAGGGCTGTTTTGGAGCCATTCCCTCCGAAGAATGAGAAAGGTCCTCGAGACCATACAAATGTGAGTTGCATAATTGCAATTCTTGAAACTCTATGCAAACATGTTAAACGACTACTGCCAAGTTACTTTTACCATTCCCTATTCATTTCAGGATGGAGAAGACACGAACGAGGATTCCATTCAGCGCGATGAGAGGCGCTTAAATGAACTAGGTCGGCAAACTATCGAAATATTTGTCCTTGCACATATTTTCAGGTAACGTTTTTAATGTGTTATTTTGTCATTTAACTAGCGGTATGTTGTCACTGACTACAACTTTTGATAGTTAACGGTCACTTTATCGCCTACGTTATGCAGTAAAATAGAGGTTGCATATGAGGAAGCTGTTGCATCAACGGAGCTAGATAAACTCAGCATTGAAGAGGCTGTTTAGCTGGCTGTAACTGAGCAGAAACCTAAACTAGTATCTGATTAGGAAAAAACAGTTATTTGAATTTGCATTGAGTTTGATTTCAAAAATTGCATGAAGAATCagattttcattaattatcaattattaatcGATAAATCTGAAAGTGATGCTACTAGGTCAGTTTCTGTGGCCGAAGGCTTAGATGCTACTAGATTCATAGGAGACATTTTCATATTGGCTACCAAATAATTGAGATTAGCCAGAAATCGAgtctatgaaaaataaaaataaaaattcgaaTCAAATAACTTATGTGTAACTTAGGTCTTGACATGACGACTTTGggtttttaatctttaattagctTTTCATTAGTaagatttataattaaaagatacTATAATAAAACACTCATAGCAAAATCCATGCAAACACTTAGCACTTCCATTAAATGatatcaatttaaatattttttctataacttatttgtgaaagaaatattttaataataatatattctaaggtgatattttaaaagtaaaaaaattaaaaattaattaaactgtACTGATAACAAAGAGAAACCAATAGGATTGGGACgatttgaaaattcaaatttttttggttataCATTCTAAAATACCCTAGTCATAAATCATAGTACTTCTTTCGAAGCTAGAACCAACACGAAGATATGCTTGTAATACTCTTTCAAAGCTAATTTCACCCTAAATTGCTACTATACTTTCCAAACTAGTTTCACCTACATTGAGAAGAGCTAAATTTATGGATTGACACAAAGCATGTGAGAGTTCTTCTAATATCTACTTTCTCcgtctttttttatttgtccacttttatattgatatacctattaagaaaataattaataacgcAGTGAGTTTAACATTTTATTcctattaattataaagtggataaaaagttttttacatttttcaaagtaattagtcatttatttgagggtataataggaaaaaaaattgttctttcttgatttatcaaaatggACCAATAATTAGTGacaactatataaaaaaaagtggacaagtaaaaaAGAACGAAGAGAATATATGATTTCGTGCTATGTAAAAATGTGTCTTgactaattaagttaaaacgATCAATGCAGagcaaataaattttattaggaGTTTAAAAAAGAGATTACttaatactccctccatttcaaaaAGATTGGTCTAGTTTGATTTGGAACggaattaagaaaagaaagaagattttttaagtaaagttatgtcaaatttaccaaaatgtcttttaatcttgtgatttcaaacatgccacgtggaaagttaaagttaaggtgttgccaaaaaaggaaaggggtgatttttttttaacaaactaaaaaggaaatagagacattattttttaaacgaagagagtatatattttatattagacCTTTAACAAATGTGTTTGAACGTCAATTTATCGTCtcagtattttattttttttaaccattACTGCTTTTATTATAACCTTGATAGGTCAATTTGGAATCAACCTAAATGACTAATATTTAGTTACATTGAGTATTAAATCTTTTGTTATATATTGAGTACTTAATTAGTGTTAGGTTTGACTGTGATTAGAGAGTCATAcagaaatttataattataaatcagACATCGATAAATTGATGATAAAAacttatatttaaaaacataatatttttatatgatttagtaAATCGACCTACATatgaaaaactaataaaaaaatattaaaattgttcGAGGAAAAATTTCCTAATGTTCAGAGAGTCATGTTATGAGAATAGAGATCTTCAATTTATAgatctttaaaatttttctttaactaaatatgatagaaaaataaaaataaaaatatttatgataataattttatttcaagtaatataagaaaataattacaaaaccCTAACCATCAACTCTTGTCAATTTTTGGACATGTTACATAGATATTGGCAACTTCTTGACACTTTGGTGAGGATAATAAATGACTTATGACTATACttcatttttaatacattaaCATCTTGATTAAATCAATGAGATTAACTCTGGATTGACTCCTCCAATGCAAATACTCCTATAATTTAGtgctatataatattttatcggtttcaatttatgtgatattttttattttttaagaataataatttaagtttaattaaaaatttgcgCATAAAAtcttcaatattttgaaaatgaaatttatatgtttataaacgaagtaaaaaaatactataaattacatcaattataattcaaaatgtttcaAAGATCTATAAAATATTGTGATCAAcgataaacttatttaaatcgTAAATCTAAAAAATGTCTAATAAAATGGGGCGAAAGAAGTATTAGTATTGTTTTGATAGAAAAATTTAACCAGATTAGATGAGCCAagctaaaattattattgtagACATTAGCTAACTAAACTTAGGGGCCACAAAAGAAtcaaaacaaactaaaattgaaaattgattagcGGAAAATAATTCATGAATTACCACTAGGGTTGCGTATCGATCTGTTTAATATACTTTTAAAGTTTATCGATTTGGCTTATTGGTTATTGGTTTGTAGAGTTGCTAAATCGttataaaaccattaaaatattgacatattaattattgattatcGATTTTTGATTGTTATCGGTTTAACCGTTAAGATTTGATACACAAAAAGACATCGATAATCACATAGAAGTAAGGTGACAAACCAAATACACTATACACATGGGTTCACACGTTACATCTTGTTCAAAAGCAACATTTTTACATTGTAGAATAATCAAGTGTTTGAgataaccaaaaataaaagtaggaaatcTAAACTCTAAGTCAAGAACTTTATATtcaaaatggtataaatatgattttttaattttctatcgGGTTCGATTAACCCGTTAAGAAAAAACCTCAAACTGCTAAGAATCGATAATtcgataacaaaaaaatcaaaaacgtTATTAATACCGCCAAATCAATAACCCAATACTGAttatcaataacttttttttttcaatttgaattagcaatttcaattcaattttaaacCGCCCTAATAACCaccattattataattaaatgttCCCTTATAATTCTTTTTAGAAAAGAGGTCAAGGGCTAATTAGTTActttgaaaagtcatttttgtaTCACGTCAATAGAAATAACATAGTTAAGAATATTGCTTGAAGAGTTTTATtgacaaatattatatatgacATAGTTTTAGAGTAGATGAGTAAtgcaatttgattttaaaaatgttatatatttatattttattttttaaaacaaataaataaaaatctatacatattaaattgtataaattgaCTATGTCAAGCCGAATAGTAACAATAATTAGTATTATACCTTAATCCCAATCTCGATAGGTTTTTTGTTTATCCAAATTAAGAGATGACAATATATAAACCATTTCTTTACACTATTGGCATAATaagtttattattaatatgctaaaattaacaaaaaattaaaaagataccaTGTTTACAATTGATTAATGCAATGTAATTAAGGATTTGTTTAGTAGAatgtcttaaaaaataatatatatatatatatatatatatatatatagaggtgaatttaaatttttaattttatatattctgaattttattataattagtttaataataataactgaaGACTAATTTTATACTTGTAcataattagtaaatttattaatattatttaaagaatatatagTAAATTTGACCGCATCCATATGTCAGCCACTAGCTTAATATacctattaaatatttttgtaaccTATATATAGTTAATGCacctattaattatatatttaaattaattatgctatgtacataaataaatacatgaaaaaCTCATATTAGCaatataagaaattttattaggttcattaacataattaaaaatataattatcctttaaaatcattttaacataTCATACTATAGGAGCCCTAAACTCTTAACCAATATACAGATACCCCCTCATTACAGTATAAAAGGACACAAATAAATTCACattgttatacatatatatttttatattatatatatatagtttccGCCTCTGTCCTGCTGCTTCTTCAACCTCTGCAATCCCTCCTCACTTTCTCCTTAGCTGCCATTCCGCCATTGACACAcctctctttttttaattcaGGTTGATGTACGCTTCTGATTGTGTTGTTTTCAGTAATTCCCAATTTACTTTCCTTTGTTTTATCTTTTGGATTTGGTTTGCTTGCTTTCggtttaggtttaggtttaggCTTCTGCTTGATGTGGATAATTTAGGTTTTTTAATTTCTGATCCTTTTTGGAATGAGGGGTTTCTTTCCTTACTCGTTAATTGTATTTTAGCCTATGGGGTTTGGTTATTCTATTGATTTGAGTTTGGAATTTAATGGATAGATTAATGTGAATAGGGTTATCAGAAGGTTTTTTTCAATGTGGATGTTCATTTTAAGGAGTTTTAGGTGATGTTCAGTCATTGATGGATATGAATTTCCGAAGGGGTTTGAAAATGGAACTCAGCATTTGCTATATGTTAGCATTTTTAGTGCTAGTACAATGAGGGTGACTGATTTTATTAGATAATAAGATCATTTAGCGTGGTCTGTATATtgtattgct
Proteins encoded in this region:
- the LOC113002616 gene encoding MATH domain-containing protein isoform X1 — protein: MVSSASEEAGIGKFLEGVLKGQQMENGTPFTYLPYCISDDEDDDEYDDYEVDDEDDDGPKPVDLYGIYTWKIEKFLQINKTELRSNVFEIGGYKWYILIYPQGCDVCSHLSLFLCVAGHHNLLPGWSHFAQFTISVVNKDPKKSKYSDTLHRFWKKEHDWGWKKFMELDEVVDGFVDSDTLIIKARIQVIRERADRPFHCLDSQYRREIVGVYLTNVEKICLHFVEEQRGKLGKFIGDKARWPSFCAFWLGIDQNCRHRMSREKSDQILKLMVKNFFIQKEVTSTLMMDSLCSGLEALVGQTNGESGKGNAEEQTVPIVSMENDMFVLVDDVLLLLERAVLEPFPPKNEKGPRDHTNDGEDTNEDSIQRDERRLNELGRQTIEIFVLAHIFSKIEVAYEEAVASTELDKLSIEEAV